From Demequina lutea, a single genomic window includes:
- the aroE gene encoding shikimate dehydrogenase: MTAPDSFLSKLTGLFASPAAENPTGPMVESAYRHAGLDARYMTCEVAPADLEHAVRGAVAMGWAGFHCSLPHKVAVIQYLDELAESAALIGAVNCVVIRDGRLIGENTDGQGFLTSLRRLVDPRGKRIVVLGAGGAARAIAFELALAGAGDLLVVNRDAGRGEALVGDLCERTAVRASVARWTEAFAVPAETEILINATSVGLFPDVEAKPDIDYDTLTPGMIVADVIPNPPRTAFVKEAQSRGCTAIDGLGMLVNQAVIGIRLWMGLDADAEVMRRTLTDIFGGPEGL, from the coding sequence GTGACTGCGCCAGATAGCTTCCTCAGCAAGTTGACCGGACTCTTCGCGTCCCCTGCGGCCGAGAACCCGACGGGCCCGATGGTGGAGTCGGCGTATCGCCACGCGGGTCTCGACGCCAGGTACATGACCTGCGAGGTCGCGCCCGCCGACTTGGAACATGCGGTGCGTGGGGCCGTCGCGATGGGCTGGGCGGGGTTCCACTGCTCATTGCCCCACAAGGTCGCCGTGATTCAGTACCTCGACGAACTCGCCGAGTCCGCGGCGCTCATCGGCGCGGTCAACTGCGTCGTGATCCGCGACGGACGCCTGATCGGTGAGAACACCGACGGACAGGGATTCCTCACGTCGCTGCGGCGCCTCGTGGATCCGCGTGGCAAGCGAATCGTCGTCCTCGGCGCGGGAGGAGCCGCCCGTGCCATCGCGTTTGAGCTCGCGCTCGCGGGAGCCGGTGATCTCCTCGTGGTCAACCGGGACGCGGGGCGGGGCGAGGCCCTCGTCGGCGACCTGTGCGAGCGCACGGCGGTTCGCGCGTCGGTCGCTCGCTGGACCGAGGCGTTTGCGGTCCCGGCGGAAACGGAGATTTTGATCAATGCGACCTCCGTCGGGCTCTTCCCCGATGTGGAGGCCAAGCCGGATATTGACTACGACACGCTCACGCCAGGGATGATCGTCGCCGACGTCATCCCAAACCCGCCGCGGACCGCCTTTGTCAAGGAGGCCCAGTCTCGCGGTTGCACTGCGATCGATGGCCTCGGGATGCTCGTCAACCAGGCGGTGATAGGGATTCGCCTCTGGATGGGGCTCGACGCCGACGCCGAGGTGATGAGGAGGACCCTCACCGATATCTTCGGCGGACCCGAGGGGTTATGA